Below is a genomic region from bacterium.
CAGATCCTGATCGGTCTTGGAGCTGGAATTGGAGCAGGTATCTTTTTTGGAGAACAAATTTCCTTCTTGAATTGGCCAGCCAAAGTCTTTATTAGCCTATTGCAGGTTACCGTGTTGCCCTACATTGTGGGCAGTTCTTATTTACAGCTAAGACACACAGGCTCAAGTGCCATGTTATCTCTACTTCGATTTTACGTTTAATAGAGTCCGTTTAGTCTAGAATATAATTAGAAAAAAGGTTTTATAGGTTACGATTTTTTTGTAGAAAAGTCAGAGAGGAACTTTTTGCGAAAAATTATTTCAATGCTGAAGTGGCAGCAGTCCAATTTCCAATCCAAATCAGAACGAGAAAGACAATCGCAAATCGAAATCCATTACTATGGATCGGGGCACCGAAGTGAATCAACTTGTATTGCAGGTTTTCCAAAAGTACAACTTGGGTAAAGGACGGGCCATTTCAACGGCTTCCGTATCACACGGTACAAATGCAGAACAGTCAGGTGTCGCAAACTCTAAAACTATTTAGTGAGTTATGAATCATCAGACCAAAACGGATCCGGATATCGAATCGCTATTTTTGACAGGAGGAGGACGGATCATCAAAGGCATGGAGCGATTCGGGCTGTCAGACGGCACACGACCGCGTCTGGACCGGCTAGCTATATTATCGGTAGCCGTTACATGGTTACCGCTACTGGTGCTGGCAACCATGGAGGGCGTGGCGTTGGGCGATCGTGTTGAAGTCCCATTGCTTAAGGATTTCCTGCCATACGGACAATTCCTGATTGCAATTCCCATCCTGATTTTAGGAGAAGCGATTGTTGGAAAAACTCTTGGTATGGTGGTGGCAGAACTACGTCGATCCGACATTCTCTCTCCTGAAGACACACCGAAGCTGGATCAACTGTTGACGCGTGTTGTGGAACGATGGCGCGGACGTGCGGTGAACATCGTTTTTCTGATCTTAACCACTATCATTACATGTTTTTCTCTGTTCGGCGCACAAGAATGGCTGACTGGTGCCTGGCAGTATATCGGCGATCGAATCACTCTTCCCGGATGGTGGTACTTACTAATCAGCGTTTCTGTTATGCGATTTCTGGCTTTGCGTTGGCTGTGGCGTCTGTTGCTATGGACCACGGTTTTATGGCGGACTGCACATTTGAGGCTTCAACCACAGCCCACTCATCCTGATCGTGCTGGTGGTCTGGCGTTCCTTGGCCAAACGCAGGCGGTCTTTGGAG
It encodes:
- a CDS encoding cation:dicarboxylase symporter family transporter; amino-acid sequence: MDQTLAAKQNKNQDTATEKRRRKSFLRRLSTSHQILIGLGAGIGAGIFFGEQISFLNWPAKVFISLLQVTVLPYIVGSSYLQLRHTGSSAMLSLLRFYV